The DNA region GTTAAAGAGCGGTTGGTTAAGATCTTTCGTCTCAACCGAGGCGCGCATTCTACAGCAGCCTCATTTGCTGTCAAGTGATTATTTTCAGAAGTTTTCGAAGAATTCTTCAACAACTTCAACCACTTGCGCTTCAGATCTCTCGTCAGCGGGAGGCGAATTCTACAGCGTTACACGCTGCTGTCAACACCTCTTTTTCAACTTCTTTCTGGCTTCGATGAACTGAAGCACCTGCTGCCGAAACCTACATAACTCATTGAAACTCAAGGAGTTTTCCGTTTCGACTGCGCCGGAAGTGGGGCGAATTATAGACGTCCAGAATCTGCCGTCAACCGTTAATTTCGCTTTTCTTGCAAAACCGGCTTTTTGGTCAGCAAACGCGGGATACGCCGCGTCACTGGCGGAATACGCAGTAGCAGAAGCACCGCACCTATAAAGGCATAGATTGCCCATTCTTCAAGATCGGCACGCACAATCCAAAGCATATGCAGCAAACCCAAACCCAGAATCACGTACGCCAGGCGATGCAGCTTCTTCCAGCGCGAGCCCAACCGACGCTGACTGTAGCGATTGGACGTCACCGCCAACGCCAACAAGCCAAGAAAACCCAACGCCCCTACTATTATGTATGGCCGCTTGCGCAACTCGACTGCCAACTGCGACCAATCGAAACCAAGGATAAACGCCATATAGCTGCACAGGTGCAGCACCACATAGGCGAAACACCAAAGCCCCAACTGCCGGCGTACGGCAATCCACCCCGCCCACCCGGTCAGCTTCTGCATAGGCGTCATGCTCAGGGTAATCAACAACAACACCAATGTTCCCAAGCCCAGCCGATCCACCAACACTTTGCCGGGATCGGGCCCAAGCAAATCCTCAAGCGCCTGATACAGCCAGAGCATCGGCCAGATTGCCGCCGCGATGAAAACGCCTATACGCCAGAACGGATACCGCATCAATAGTTCTTCCGCAGATCGAGCCCTGTATATAAAGAAGCGACTTCATCCGAGTAGCCATTGAACATCTGCGTATCGCGCAC from Pseudomonas helmanticensis includes:
- the msrQ gene encoding protein-methionine-sulfoxide reductase heme-binding subunit MsrQ, which produces MRYPFWRIGVFIAAAIWPMLWLYQALEDLLGPDPGKVLVDRLGLGTLVLLLITLSMTPMQKLTGWAGWIAVRRQLGLWCFAYVVLHLCSYMAFILGFDWSQLAVELRKRPYIIVGALGFLGLLALAVTSNRYSQRRLGSRWKKLHRLAYVILGLGLLHMLWIVRADLEEWAIYAFIGAVLLLLRIPPVTRRIPRLLTKKPVLQEKRN